The segment ccTGTTTAATCTGtcagaataaaattattttattacaagtGCTTATTTTATCTATTGCTTGCtcataaaagattttaaataaagaaattataacttaattaattaacacatatataataaaacgtCATTAAGTACCTATATGCAATGCAAAGCAAAGCATATATAAGTTACACACCATACATACATGATAAGTCCAAACAAGCAGTATTGAGAACACAACAAAAAACTCATATTAATTTGCTAATATCTCATCTCATCTCCTCTCCTCCTCTTTGATTACAATAcaatgattgaattgttattactAATATAAGAATATAATGTGTTTATAGAtagaatttttatcttttaagcTCAAACCGATGATTATAAGTTTGGTGGTGTTACTGCCATGCCATCCCCCGCCTACTAATCAAGGAATGAGGTCCCACAACCTCACACTTTGACATAGCAATTAACCCATCGCACTTTGTGGTTGTCAATTCCATCAAACAATTCCTGCTGCAGGGTACTATACTCAATGAAGCACTAGTGTTCTGGGTCTCAGAGTCAACAGGCATCCACAGATTCTCCTCCTTAATATCACTACACATCTTGAGAATAACACCCTCAAGCTCCTCCATCCAACTTTTCTGCAGGAACAACAGGTAGCTTATCAACAACAATGACATTATCAAGTTCCCGATCATCATCTTCACATACATCGTCATCATCACCACTCAAAAGAATAATTGAATCACACATAAATCACCtaagaaagaaagggaaatttttaacattaaaacagaggaaacaaaaatagaaaagacTTTGAAAGTTTCATCATTATACTCAGACATTTTACAGCTTGGTAAGGACACAGTCAATGTCAAACTCAGAAGCATGCAaccaaaaccaaacaaaggCAAGGCCATATAGTAGAGACTCGTGTATTATTGTACCTAATGGTGCCACAAATTTTGCTGGGGGGAAGTTGCATAGAATCGATATCAAGTTCAGAGAGATCAATGCTGATAAGAGAAGCTGTTGCCTCAACCTCAACCTCAACCTTGTTCAATGACGATTGTCATAATGTCCCTCATGATTACATTGGCTTTAGTTTCAGCCTGGAATTCTGTCAAAATGAAAGCTGTGGTGTTCTGTTCAAAGAAAAACAGGTTAAAAAagacataaaatatatgatcGAGTGCACTTAGTAATACAGTAGTTTATTTACTAGAACTGGGTCCAATTTTAATCCTACGAGGACATCTAAGCTCAGATACACAGCAGCCTAATGAAATAAGTTAACAATACCTACACAGATGAAAAAATGAATCACATTAtagtaatagaaaatctcaattagaaatatatatttgcaCTGGTTTGATGCTATTTCCTCTCTCTACAtaacaaaatgattatttcGTTTTCCTTTCCGTTCATTGAAATCATGCACCAAAACATCTAAACTAGCATCAAAATCCAGCCATTTGATTTCATCCATCAATTCTCCCAATATGTTGTATATCTCAGCACAATGAGGGTGGGATCTATCTTCGGCATTGAATACATGAACCTCACTTTTAACCTCTATCCAACTCCAACCGGGGACTTTTTTCACTCCTCTTTCCCTCATTAGCCTTGCAATACTGGCTTTGTCATCCCATCTCTTAAGATGCCCATAAATGTGGGATAACAGAACATAAGTGCAATGCTCTTCAGGGTCTATCTCCAGCAGATGGGTTGCTACCTGGCTAGCTAGTTCAATGTTGCCACAAACTCTACAGGCCCCCAGAAAAGTTTTCCACACCATTGCATCAGGCTCAAATGGCATTGATTCAATTAGTGCTTTTGCTTCATGCAGTTGACCAGCACGTCCAAAGAGATCAATGGCACAAGCATAGTGCTCCATACGAGGTGGAATGCCATAATGTGATTCCATTGATTTAAGGAAATATTGTCCTTGTTCTACCAAACCAATATGGCTGCAAGCTGTTAGAACTGCAACAAAGGTTATATGATCCAGTTTCACTTTTGTCTCTCTCATTTGGAAGAAGAGATCAAGTGCAACATTTCCCTGTCCATGGTGTGCATACCCAAAAATGATGGAATTCCAAGTAATCGAGCTTCTTTTGGACGTCTCTTCAAAGGATTTACGAGCATATTCAATTATCCCACATTTGGAGTACATGAAAATCAATGAACTAGCAACAAAATCGTTTGACTCAAAACCTGATTTAATTGCCAAGACATGAACCTGCTGACCCAGCTGGAGATTTGCTAAATCTGAACAAGATCTAAGTACAGCCGAAAAGGCATACTGATCAATCTCGACAAGCGAAGATCTCATATGATCAAAACACTTCAATGCATCTTCACTGAAACCAAACTGAGAGAATCCAGTCAATATGGAATTCAAAGAGACACGATCCTTGGACTCCATGGAGTTGAATACATGCAAAGCATCTTCCATAGacttattatttgattttagataCATGGCTATAAGTGCATTGGAGATGGAGACTGACTGTTCCATTCCCCTTTTTATCACCAAGCCATGCAAGGATTTTCCATGTTTTTTATGTGATTCTTCAAAACATGCACTTATGATACTACTACAAGTATACATGTCAGGATCCAATCCAATCTCTTTCAAATCAAGAAAATGCTTAAAAGCAAGTTCTGCTCTATCATGTGCCAAATAAGCAGCCAGCATAGAATTCCATGTAACCAAATCCCGGGTGCCAACAGCACCATCAAAAACTTTTTTAGCTTCTTCAACGGAACCACATTCTGAATAGGAAGTGATCATCGCATTGCaaacaatattatcaaattcCAGACCATACTTCATAATCTTACCATGAATCTGCAAGGTTAATCTATAAAACTCAACATCATCAAGCAATGTAAGAAGTGGTGCAAATGTGCCATCATCAACCCTCACACTGTCCCTCTCCATACAATGTAACAGCCAAAACACAGCCTCACGATCTCCCAATTGCGCAAACCCAGCGATCAACGCATTCCAAGTGACATAATTACGCTCTGGCATGCACTGAAATACTAAATATGCATCATCAACCCTCGCACACTTTGCATACATATCCAAAAGAGCACTCCCTGCATAAACGTTTCCTTCATAACCCACCTTAAAAATCAATGAATGTACTTGTTGCCCAAGATCAAGTTTCAAGTCACAAGCAACACCTTTAAGTATACTTGCAAAGGTACGACCATCAGCACACAACCCACATTTCCTCATGGTTTTCAGAAAGTCCCAAGCGATCTCTAAGTTCCCAGAGTTTACAAACCCAGCGATCATCGTGTTCCAAGAAACAGTGTCCCTGTGAGGCATTTCTTCGAACAGTCGGTAAGCAAAGCTTAACTCCTTGCATTTTACGCACCCACTAATGATTTTATTGGCCGTGTAAACGTCTGAAATAGTTCCTAACTTCAGAACCCAGCAATGGGTTGTCGAAACCCTGTACAAGGCATTCGCTGAACTCTCAATAAGCGAGTTCAACAGCCTCATTCATGAGTTACCACTATTAAACaaactaacaataataatgataacaGTTTTAGGCCAACTTTGTCTTAACGAGTAATTCAcatgttcccacccaagtttgatTGAACAACTTTTTCACTCTAacgttatataaataataatttttcatgcaaaatcaaactcttttaattttgaattggtTTAGActgaaaggaaaattaaattattttttaattaaattatttttaaattaaatttaaacttcaatttattgatttcaaattaattcttttatatttaagtcGGTCTTGAATAGAGTCTTGTACAAACTTTGGCCTAAATCCatttaaatttgagtaaatCTTGAATTAGATCTTGATTAAACTCATCCAAATGAAGCCAGCCATAAAGTGGTACTCTGTCAGTAGAATTGGAATTTTGAAGCCATGAAGTTGTAGCAATCTGTCATAGAATAAAGAATGAACGAACCATAGCAAGAAATCTATGGATTGTTTTTTTGGTAAGAAAGTGTTTTGGCTTGCCTTTCACATTTAGTGATTGAATTATTGCATAGTATTCAAAAGGATGCTGAGACAATCAATGAACTTATTTCCAATTATTTCCCTACGGAGAAAATCCATCTTTCTTaagtcaatttttgttaaaagcaGGTTCAATCCAAACCAGTCATGATTGGATCATTATTTGGGTTGACTTGAATTGAAATTTGCATCACCATCAATTATTTTTCTCCCTTcataaacttttttcttcttctctaacaaTTATTAGTAATAGAAACGATTATTTTTCTCCTCTAATAATTTGAATGTGctaaattttatctcaaataaccattctaattttaaatcaaaccatcttttcaatattaaacTGCCATATTAAACagataaaatctcaaatatagTGACTAATCCTACAACTACTACACCAAATAACTCAAAGATTTTGATTTGTCTTTCAAGGATTTGAAAAAAACCTGCCCAATAAAAATTGGAATAAACTGAAACTTGACAATCAACTACCTGAGCTATTTATGGGTCTAGTTCACGTTTAGTTAGACAACTCAAAGCACTGCCTAAAGCCCCAACTTATCTAGTTAATTAGAAGAGCAGCTGAACAATTCTAATCCACCGTAAGGAAAAGAGCTTTTACACAGATCAACTGATAAGGCCCTTCTACCCCTCCAGTAGATTCAGATGTCCGGCAGATTTGATAGAGATTCTTTTTACCGGACATCTTGTAAGTTAAACACACAAAATCTTCACAGCTTTTCATTCTTAGTTCGCCACATCAACTTCTGCAAGTTCTTCGGtatcatcaacatcatcaatgGGAATTTCTTCTGAGTCAATATCAGGAcctgcatatatatataaaatcaataattcgTTTCATTTAGCGAATCACACACATCAATCACCTCAACTAAGTCTCAGGGATTTAACAACCTAATCAAGGGATTCTAAATATGaccaaaaacttttatataGAACAATCTTGTAAAGGCAAAGCCAAGCATGACAAGCAACAAAGATAGAATGCCAACCTCCATGACTCAATGTAGCATCACTCTGAGCATTGTCAAGAAGATTTGGAAGTTCTAGTAACCGCAAGAAAGACTCCGTTTGTGGATTCCGAGGGTTTCCtgcagaagaaaaaattaaatcaatgaCAAGGAAATTAAAAAGCAAAGCATCACCGCATTGCTCCAAGATTTGATTTCTTTAACCGTTATATGTCATacaattacataatttaaaagatttttaagtgtttggtacaactaaataatttgtaaaacaAAACATAACTAACTTCAATTGCTAAGAATGAGATAACTATATGTATGAATTATTACCAGAAAAAGAATCAATATGCACAGATTGCAAGGGGTTGTAACAAGGGACTGTGCGTGCAAACTCAAAAGGTCTAGCTCCACTTTCTTGTAGCCTGCTCCTGACCCATTGACGAGAATCTTGTGTGTCAAGCTGTACATCCCTGTAACATTAGAAACTGGATCACTTGCTGCTTATACAAGAATGGAACCCAGAATGAAGACCAAGAAAAGGGCATTCTGAAATTAGTTAAAATACATTCTCAAATATTATACCTAAAATTTGCACTTTTATAAGTCAGAGGGAATACAGAGTTGAACTTCTGAGTTATAGCCAACCACTCTTCATCATACTGAATCTCATAAGGTCCTGGCTCTGATTCAAgttcaaaaacctaaaaaataaataaatgccagAACCAACGACATTAGCTTCAAGTTCCAGTCATAATGACAAGGCTATCCTCGTAACAAACAATTACAGCTCACAATGCATACCTGTAAAAATCTACGTCCTGGAAGACACTTATCAAGTGCAAGAAACTTTGTTACAGGACCACCTACTCCATGATGAACAGCAGCAGCAAATTTACAGTGTAGGTGAGCAGAAAACCAATAAGAAGGTTTCAACTTCTCCAACAGTTGGGCAGCAGCTTCACTTCCAAGAGTTCCATCCCGAATCTGAACATAATCACCAACCACAGAAGTGATCAAGATCAATCAttgttcaataaaaaaaaatgtgattaaaaaaaaaggagcaCCACCAACACATGCTTGTTTCctcaaactaaaaatattataataacctCTTCTTCAAAATGTCGCTTGTACCGAACAAGTTCCTTCCAATTCCCATATTC is part of the Mangifera indica cultivar Alphonso chromosome 13, CATAS_Mindica_2.1, whole genome shotgun sequence genome and harbors:
- the LOC123194105 gene encoding putative pentatricopeptide repeat-containing protein At3g25970; protein product: MRLLNSLIESSANALYRVSTTHCWVLKLGTISDVYTANKIISGCVKCKELSFAYRLFEEMPHRDTVSWNTMIAGFVNSGNLEIAWDFLKTMRKCGLCADGRTFASILKGVACDLKLDLGQQVHSLIFKVGYEGNVYAGSALLDMYAKCARVDDAYLVFQCMPERNYVTWNALIAGFAQLGDREAVFWLLHCMERDSVRVDDGTFAPLLTLLDDVEFYRLTLQIHGKIMKYGLEFDNIVCNAMITSYSECGSVEEAKKVFDGAVGTRDLVTWNSMLAAYLAHDRAELAFKHFLDLKEIGLDPDMYTCSSIISACFEESHKKHGKSLHGLVIKRGMEQSVSISNALIAMYLKSNNKSMEDALHVFNSMESKDRVSLNSILTGFSQFGFSEDALKCFDHMRSSLVEIDQYAFSAVLRSCSDLANLQLGQQVHVLAIKSGFESNDFVASSLIFMYSKCGIIEYARKSFEETSKRSSITWNSIIFGYAHHGQGNVALDLFFQMRETKVKLDHITFVAVLTACSHIGLVEQGQYFLKSMESHYGIPPRMEHYACAIDLFGRAGQLHEAKALIESMPFEPDAMVWKTFLGACRVCGNIELASQVATHLLEIDPEEHCTYVLLSHIYGHLKRWDDKASIARLMRERGVKKVPGWSWIEVKSEVHVFNAEDRSHPHCAEIYNILGELMDEIKWLDFDASLDVLVHDFNERKGKRNNHFVM
- the LOC123194013 gene encoding lariat debranching enzyme; this encodes MKIAVEGCMHGDLENVYKTLQYMEQINNYKIDLLLCCGDFQAVRNEVDMESLNVPRKYREMKSFWKYYSGQEVAPIPTIFIGGNHEASNYLWELYYGGWAAPNIYFLGFAGVVKFGNIRIGGLSGIYNERHYHLGHFERPPYNESTIRSVYHVREFDVHKLMQVEEPIDIFLSHDWPRGITEYGNWKELVRYKRHFEEEIRDGTLGSEAAAQLLEKLKPSYWFSAHLHCKFAAAVHHGVGGPVTKFLALDKCLPGRRFLQVFELESEPGPYEIQYDEEWLAITQKFNSVFPLTYKSANFRDVQLDTQDSRQWVRSRLQESGARPFEFARTVPCYNPLQSVHIDSFSGNPRNPQTESFLRLLELPNLLDNAQSDATLSHGGPDIDSEEIPIDDVDDTEELAEVDVAN